The genomic segment CTACAAGCGACCCGAGGACGGCATCGTCCTGATCGATCAACAACGCTGCCGGGGCTACCGCGAATGCGTGAAAGGGTGCCCCTACAAGAAATCGTTCTTCAACCCGATGACGCGGGTCTCGGAGAAGTGCATCGGCTGCTACCCGGCGGTGGAAAACGGTCGCCAGACCCAGTGCACCATCACCTGCATCGGCAAGATCCGGCTGCAGGGTTTCCTCGCAACACCCGACAGGGCGCGCGAGGACAACCCGCTCGACTATCTCGTGCACGTGGCCAAGGTTGCGAAACCGCTTTATCCCCAGTTCGGGCTCGAGCCCAATGTCTATTACATTCCACCGATCCATGTGCCGCCGCGCTTCCTCGTGCAGATGTTCGGCTGGGGCGTTGAGGCGGCGATCGCGACCTACCGCCGCGCGAAGGACGACAGGAAACTGCTCGGCGCGCTGCTGCTCTTCGGGGCAACCCCCGACATCATTCACCACTACCGGGTCGATGGGCGCTACGCGATCGGCTACGACGAGAACAACGCCGAGCGGGTGCGCGTGCCGCTGCGCGAGCCGATCCATGTGAGGGCGGCCCACGATGAGCGCCATCAGGCCTATCGCACCAATATCACTTGACAGGAGGTGATTCCATGGGAGCGCCTTCGGCATTCCTCGGGTTGTTCGCCCTGGTGGCATGGGCCGCTTCTGCGGTGGCGGCGGACGCGGTGCTCGTGGCGCCGCGGGTGAAAGGCTCCGGGCCCATCCTGGACGTGGCCGCCCCTTTCTGGAAACAGGCCAGAGCGGTGACGGTGCCTCTTCTGCCTCAGACGGTCGCTGCCCCCATCCATCCGGACAACGCGGTGAAAGAGATTCAAGTGAGGGCCGCGCACAACGGGCAATGGCTGGCCCTGCTGCTTGCGTGGAAAGATCCCACCCGCGATGACCGCATCGTCACGGACGAGTTCGGCGACCAGGTGGCGGTGGAGTTCCCCATCGATGGCCACCCCGATCGCCTGCCCTCTCCCATGATGGGCAACGCGGGCGGACGGGTGAATATCCTGCAGTGGCGCGCAGCCTTCCAGCGGGATATGGAACAGGGAGAACCCGAGGTCAAGGCGCTCTATCCCAACGCCATCGTGGACCTTTATCCCGACTACGTGCTTCGGGCGACCGATGCGCGTCCCTACATGGGCGCGCTGGGGGTCGACAATCCCATCTCCCGCCCCACTTTGAGCCCGGTCTTGGACCAGATGGCGGAGGGCTGGGGTACG from the Pelomicrobium methylotrophicum genome contains:
- a CDS encoding 4Fe-4S dicluster domain-containing protein is translated as MPKVYNWQIGRDMEYPYAAARPQKQFAMVMDLNKCIACQTCTVACKTTWTAGRGQEYMFWNNVESKPYGYYPLGWDVKILERLGVQELSGPVYRGKTLFEAAPQGERVLGYLPDDLDYAHPNIGEDDSAGIMPQGAYLTVPHMQWMYYLPRICNHCTYPACLGACPRQSVYKRPEDGIVLIDQQRCRGYRECVKGCPYKKSFFNPMTRVSEKCIGCYPAVENGRQTQCTITCIGKIRLQGFLATPDRAREDNPLDYLVHVAKVAKPLYPQFGLEPNVYYIPPIHVPPRFLVQMFGWGVEAAIATYRRAKDDRKLLGALLLFGATPDIIHHYRVDGRYAIGYDENNAERVRVPLREPIHVRAAHDERHQAYRTNIT
- a CDS encoding ethylbenzene dehydrogenase-related protein, with product MGAPSAFLGLFALVAWAASAVAADAVLVAPRVKGSGPILDVAAPFWKQARAVTVPLLPQTVAAPIHPDNAVKEIQVRAAHNGQWLALLLAWKDPTRDDRIVTDEFGDQVAVEFPIDGHPDRLPSPMMGNAGGRVNILQWRAAFQRDMEQGEPEVKALYPNAIVDLYPDYVLRATDARPYMGALGVDNPISRPTLSPVLDQMAEGWGTLTVKADQHADGRGVWRDGRWTVVITLPLATESQNSPRLAPGGRTVVAFAVWEGGKREVGARKAWSAWVPLQLAR